In Eriocheir sinensis breed Jianghai 21 unplaced genomic scaffold, ASM2467909v1 Scaffold209, whole genome shotgun sequence, one DNA window encodes the following:
- the LOC126990832 gene encoding uncharacterized protein LOC126990832 isoform X2, protein MTRVSEDVPVQCTLLFESFSTNFTLMISCTSVCKGVCVEGNLQTETFPTNFTLMISFTSVCKGVCVEGNLLTETFPTNFTLMISFTSVCKGVCVEVTLLTETFPTNFTLMISFTSVCTGVCVEGTLPTETFTTNFTLMISFTSVCKGVCVEGTLLTETFTTNITLMISFTSVCKGVCVEVTLLPETFPTNFTLMISFTSVCKGVSVEGNLETETFPTNFTLMISFTSVCKGVCVEGTLPTETFPTNFTLMISFTSVCKGVCVEGTLQTETFPTNFTLVISFTSVCKGVMFGVTLITKPFATLTAFMRSYTRVCGCIC, encoded by the exons atgaccagagtgtctgaagatgtgCCTGTTCAATGCACTCTTCTGTTTGAAtctttttccacaaacttcacactcatgatttcttgcaccagtgtgtgtaagggtgtgtgtgttgagggtaatcttcagactgaaacatttcccacaaacttcacactcatgatttctttcaccagtgtgtgtaagggtgtgtgtgttgagggtaatcttctgactgaaacatttcccacaaacttcacactcatgatttctttcaccagtgtgtgtaagggtgtgtgtgttgag gttactcttctgactgaaacatttcccacaaacttcacactcatgatttctttcaccagtgtgtgtacgggtgtgtgtgttgagggtactcttccgactgaaacatttaccacaaacttcacactcatgatttctttcaccagtgtgtgtaagggtgtgtgtgttgagggtactcttctgactgaaacatttaccacaaacatcacactcatgatttctttcaccagtgtgtgtaagggtgtgtgtgttgaggttactcttctgcctgaaacatttcccacaaacttcacactcatgatttctttcaccagtgtgtgtaagggtgtgtctgttgagggtaATCTtgagactgaaacatttcccacaaacttcacactcatgatttctttcaccagtgtgtgtaagggtgtgtgtgttgagggtactcttccgactgaaacatttcccacaaacttcacactcatgatttctttcaccagtgtgtgtaagggtgtgtgtgttgagggcactcttcagactgaaacatttcccacaaacttcacactcgtgatttccttcaccagtgtgtgtaagggtgtgatgtttggggttactcttattactaaaccttttgccacactcacggctttcatgaggtcttacaccagagtgtgtgggtgtatttgttga
- the LOC126990825 gene encoding zinc finger BED domain-containing protein 5-like, giving the protein MASSAKKRQYDESYIQYGFTAINKSGIEFPQCVLCHKVLSLECMKPSFLKRHLNSCHPSFISKNAAFFKQKEEGLKRARFDRSGHFRQQNEAGLRASYMVSLRIAQEKKPHNIAEKLIVTCCKDIIRCVIGCDAEQKVTSVPLSNDTVHRRIVDMSEDVKQQVIAELKEASLGKFAIQLDESTDVAACAQLLVFVRYVTGQDFKEEFLFCHTLNTTTRGEDIFNEVSLFFEKEGLSWNNVCACTTDGAPAMLGRRSGFRGRVNQVNPETKHLHCMLHRYALASKTLPPDLKLVLDDVVHMVNAIKSSALNTRLFSLLCQEFGSDEEVLLLHTEVRWLSRGNVVSRVESLKEELTEFFKCDNKAKSLEFTKKLSDSQWLQKLAYLSDIFLRLNSFNLSLQGRFATVSDFMDKLRSLTMKLELWEGKVKDGNLSMFEHLGEALDKSQNTGKQDVMQLVQSHLASLRMELQSYFPELSELESKLIRNPFIVNVHLLPDNMQEEFLELVNDSVAKDAFETLSLTKFWAKMSEIYPVVSKVVLNSLLMFPSTYLCEQGFSTLLNMKTKHRSRLNVEHDLRLCLSNTAPRIEKLVCNRQAQPSH; this is encoded by the coding sequence AGTATGGATTCACTGCTATCAACAAAAGTGGGATTGAATTTCCACAGTGTGTATTATGCCACAAAGTTTTGTCACTGGAGTGCATGAAGCCTAGCTTTCTCAAACGCCATCTAAACAGCTGTCATCCAAGTTTTATAAGCAAGAATGCTGCTTTCTTCAAGCAAAAGGAAGAGGGATTGAAGCGAGCACGCTTCGATCGTTCGGGACATTTCAGGCAACAAAATGAAGCTGGTTTGCGTGCATCCTACATGGTATCACTGAGAATTGCACAAGAAAAGAAACCTCACAACATTGCAGAAAAGTTGATAGTTACTTGCTGCAAAGATATAATACGTTGTGTTATTGGTTGTGATGCTGAGCAGAAGGTCACATCAGTACCTCTCTCAAATGATACTGTTCATCGACGAATAGTAGATATGTCTGAGGATGTCAAACAACAAGTAATTGCTGAATTAAAGGAAGCCTCTTTAGGAAAATTTGCAATCCAGCTTGACGAGTCGACTGACGTGGCTGCTTGTGCACAACTCCTGGTGTTTGTGCGATACGTCACTGGTCAAGATTTCAAGGAAGAGTTTTTGTTCTGTCATACCTTGAATACGACTACTAGAGGTGAAGACATTTTCAATGAAGTCTCATTGTTTTTTGAGAAAGAAGGACTGTCTTGGAATAATGTATGTGCATGCACAACTGACGGAGCACCAGCAATGCTTGGTCGTCGATCAGGATTTCGAGGAAGAGTGAATCAGGTGAATCCTGAAACCAAGCATCTTCATTGCATGCTTCATAGATATGCCCTGGCATCCAAAACTCTCCCACCTGATTTAAAATTAGTCCTGGATGATGTTGTGCACATGGTAAATGCCATCAAGTCAAGCGCCCTAAATACAAGACTGTTTTCCCTTCTGTGCCAAGAGTTTGGAAGTGATGAAGAAGTGTTGCTCCTTCACACTGAGGTTCGCTGGCTGTCGAGGGGGAATGTGGTATCAAGAGTAGAATCACTAAAGGAGGAGCTCACTGAATTCTTCAAATGTGACAACAAGGCAAAGTCACTTGAGTTCACCAAGAAATTGTCAGACAGCCAGTGGCTTCAGAAGCTGGCCTACCTGAGTGACATATTCTTACGCCTCAACTCATTTAACTTATCCCTCCAAGGCCGTTTTGCCACAGTGAGTGATTTCATGGACAAACTTAGGTCACTGACCATGAAGCTGGAGCtttgggaagggaaggtcaaagaTGGAAATCTTAGCATGTTTGAACACCTTGGTGAGGCACTTGATAAAAGTCAAAACACTGGAAAACAAGATGTGATGCAACTTGTGCAATCACATCTAGCTTCTCTGCGGATGGAGCTGCAGTCTTACTTCCCCGAATTGAGTGAATTGGAATCAAAATTGATTAGAAACCCTTTCATTGTGAATGTGCACCTTCTCCCAGATAACATGCAAGAGGAGTTCTTAGAGTTGGTGAACGACTCTGTTGCAAAAGATGCATTTGAAACACTTTCCCTAACCAAGTTCTGGGCTAAAATGAGTGAGATTTACCCTGTTGTATCTAAAGTAGTTCTGAACTCTTTGTTGATGTTCCCTAGTACTTATCTGTGTGAGCAAGGATTTTCAACGCTGTTGAACATGAAAACCAAACATCGATCACGGCTTAATGTGGAACATGACCTACGATTGTGCCTGTCTAATACTGCTCCTCGAATTGAGAAACTTGTTTGTAACAGACAGGCACAGCCTTCACACTGA
- the LOC126990832 gene encoding uncharacterized protein LOC126990832 isoform X1 — translation MTRVSEDVPVQCTLLFESFSTNFTLMISCTSVCKGVCVEGNLQTETFPTNFTLMISFTSVCKGVCVEGNLLTETFPTNFTLMISFTSVCKGVCVEVTLQTETFPTNFTLMISFTSVCKGVCVEGTLPTETFTTNFTLMISFTSVCKGVCVEGTLLTETFTTNITLMISFTSVCKGVCVEVTLLPETFPTNFTLMISFTSVCKGVSVEGNLETETFPTNFTLMISFTSVCKGVCVEGTLPTETFPTNFTLMISFTSVCKGVCVEGTLQTETFPTNFTLVISFTSVCKGVMFGVTLITKPFATLTAFMRSYTRVCGCIC, via the exons atgaccagagtgtctgaagatgtgCCTGTTCAATGCACTCTTCTGTTTGAAtctttttccacaaacttcacactcatgatttcttgcaccagtgtgtgtaagggtgtgtgtgttgagggtaatcttcagactgaaacatttcccacaaacttcacactcatgatttctttcaccagtgtgtgtaagggtgtgtgtgttgagggtaatcttctgactgaaacatttcccacaaacttcacactcatgatttctttcaccagtgtgtgtaagggtgtgtgtgttgaggtgactcttcagactgaaacatttcccacaaacttcacactcatgatttctttcaccagtgtgtgtaagggtgtgtgtgttgag ggtactcttccgactgaaacatttaccacaaacttcacactcatgatttctttcaccagtgtgtgtaagggtgtgtgtgttgagggtactcttctgactgaaacatttaccacaaacatcacactcatgatttctttcaccagtgtgtgtaagggtgtgtgtgttgaggttactcttctgcctgaaacatttcccacaaacttcacactcatgatttctttcaccagtgtgtgtaagggtgtgtctgttgagggtaATCTtgagactgaaacatttcccacaaacttcacactcatgatttctttcaccagtgtgtgtaagggtgtgtgtgttgagggtactcttccgactgaaacatttcccacaaacttcacactcatgatttctttcaccagtgtgtgtaagggtgtgtgtgttgagggcactcttcagactgaaacatttcccacaaacttcacactcgtgatttccttcaccagtgtgtgtaagggtgtgatgtttggggttactcttattactaaaccttttgccacactcacggctttcatgaggtcttacaccagagtgtgtgggtgtatttgttga